A single Danio rerio strain Tuebingen ecotype United States chromosome 17, GRCz12tu, whole genome shotgun sequence DNA region contains:
- the cenpo gene encoding centromere protein O yields METMDQGVLGHLMSLERAGVAQQDQHQSERIQMLKVRAASLRAKRDQLKHQANVIKTLKDKISKNLPFEYDEEDEDDETGGFAALQQSLLTAWKMQLKDLQHAHHLIGGFDLVECKEGKSVCVSFHTAYEGVYLDTYNMELDLMRTVQISRHNIPPSFPLEVLAKQSLQKDLKVFLQTVSQNLNALAARRQQVTLVKDLVGSVEVMESNELCNILVLMCSAQSEPPRAVLCTLEYKDLTQSLPTHVSIESEDKTLSGSAQWKTNQALLLESPAHTALLTMKRMGSIV; encoded by the exons ATGGAAACAATGGATCAAG GAGTTCTGGGTCACCTGATGTCTCTGGAGAGGGCAGGTGTGGCACAGCAGGACCAGCACCAGTCTGAGAGGATACAGATGCTGAAAGTCAGAGCTGCGAGCCTCCGTGCAAAAAGAGATCAACTCAAACATCAGGCCAACGTCATCAAG ACCCTGAAAGATAAAATCAGCAAAAATCTTCCTTTTGAATATGATGAagaggatgaggatgatgaaaCTGGAGGCTTCGCAGCTCTACAACAGTCTTTGTTAACAGCTTGGAAAATGCAGCTGAAAGATCTTCAGCACGCACATCATTTAATAG GTGGATTTGATTTGGTGGAGTGTAAGGAAGGAAAGAGCGTGTGTGTGTCGTTTCACACTGCCTACGAAGGTGTGTATCTGGACACGTATAACATGGAGCTGGACCTGATGCGCACCGTCCAGATCTCTCGCCATAACATCCCCCCGTCGTTCCCTCTGGAGGTTTTAGCCAAGCAGAGCCTGCAGAAAGACCTCAAAGTTTTCCTGCAAACCGTCAGTCAGAACCTCAACGCTTTGGCTGCTCGCAGACAGCAGGTCACACTCGTCAAG GATCTTGTTGGTTCGGTGGAGGTGATGGAGAGCAATgagctgtgcaatattctggTGCTCATGTGTTCAGCACAAAGCGAGCCCCCCAGAGCTGTTTTATGCACGCTGGAGTATAAAGATCTCACACAGAGTCTCCCAACACACGTCAGCATTGAGAGTGAAG ATAAAACACTTTCTGGATCTGCACAGTGGAAGACAAACCAGGCTTTACTCCTGGAGTCTCCGGCTCACACGGCTCTCCTGACCATGAAGAGGATGGGAAGCATCGTCTAA
- the cenpo gene encoding centromere protein O isoform X1 has product MTPGLDQTERSKRDGMVAQWLALLSHSKKVAGSRCWRGFAPGVLGHLMSLERAGVAQQDQHQSERIQMLKVRAASLRAKRDQLKHQANVIKTLKDKISKNLPFEYDEEDEDDETGGFAALQQSLLTAWKMQLKDLQHAHHLIGGFDLVECKEGKSVCVSFHTAYEGVYLDTYNMELDLMRTVQISRHNIPPSFPLEVLAKQSLQKDLKVFLQTVSQNLNALAARRQQVTLVKDLVGSVEVMESNELCNILVLMCSAQSEPPRAVLCTLEYKDLTQSLPTHVSIESEDKTLSGSAQWKTNQALLLESPAHTALLTMKRMGSIV; this is encoded by the exons atgacccctggaCTAGACCAAACAGAGAGGAGTAAGAGagatggcatggtggctcagtggttagcccttctgtctcacagcaagaaggtcgctggttcgagatgttggcgtgggtttgctccag GAGTTCTGGGTCACCTGATGTCTCTGGAGAGGGCAGGTGTGGCACAGCAGGACCAGCACCAGTCTGAGAGGATACAGATGCTGAAAGTCAGAGCTGCGAGCCTCCGTGCAAAAAGAGATCAACTCAAACATCAGGCCAACGTCATCAAG ACCCTGAAAGATAAAATCAGCAAAAATCTTCCTTTTGAATATGATGAagaggatgaggatgatgaaaCTGGAGGCTTCGCAGCTCTACAACAGTCTTTGTTAACAGCTTGGAAAATGCAGCTGAAAGATCTTCAGCACGCACATCATTTAATAG GTGGATTTGATTTGGTGGAGTGTAAGGAAGGAAAGAGCGTGTGTGTGTCGTTTCACACTGCCTACGAAGGTGTGTATCTGGACACGTATAACATGGAGCTGGACCTGATGCGCACCGTCCAGATCTCTCGCCATAACATCCCCCCGTCGTTCCCTCTGGAGGTTTTAGCCAAGCAGAGCCTGCAGAAAGACCTCAAAGTTTTCCTGCAAACCGTCAGTCAGAACCTCAACGCTTTGGCTGCTCGCAGACAGCAGGTCACACTCGTCAAG GATCTTGTTGGTTCGGTGGAGGTGATGGAGAGCAATgagctgtgcaatattctggTGCTCATGTGTTCAGCACAAAGCGAGCCCCCCAGAGCTGTTTTATGCACGCTGGAGTATAAAGATCTCACACAGAGTCTCCCAACACACGTCAGCATTGAGAGTGAAG ATAAAACACTTTCTGGATCTGCACAGTGGAAGACAAACCAGGCTTTACTCCTGGAGTCTCCGGCTCACACGGCTCTCCTGACCATGAAGAGGATGGGAAGCATCGTCTAA
- the slc5a6b gene encoding solute carrier family 5 member 6 isoform X1: MDPAGHKYFTVIDYVIFGLLLVASMSIGLYYAFTGGRQSTTQEFLIADRSMKCLPLSLSLMATFQSAVAIIGTPAEVYAHGTQYWFIGCSYVLGLLIPAHIFIPLFYRLHLTSVYQYLELRFCKAVRICGTVTFIFQMVIYMGVGIYTPALALNAVTGFHLWGAVLATGLVCTLYTALGGLKAVVWTDVFQTVVMFTGQLAVIIVGVHQAGGLSEAWGKVRDGGRISGIDLNPDPTVRHTFWTLAVGGVFLMLSLYGVNQAQVQRYLSSRTEREAVMSCYMVFPCLQLALLLSCLMGLVMFACYGQNSPVEQQYITSKDQMVLYFVMDMLQNFPGLPGLFVACLFSASLSTISSAFNSLATVTMVDLIKPHYSMTEARATLLSKLLALSYGIICLAMAYLVHLMNSSVLQAALSIFGMIGGPLLGLFCLGIFFPCANSIGAVTGLSAGLLMAFWVGIGGFLTRMPSPVIPLLNSTITVPDVSENITAATAELEADSRSAGLHGFYSLSYMWYSALSSCTVLIVGLIISCITGPTKGDDVASGTVYPVVKTAQSYLKPSTCCKTTAEHKQVDGQKEMNGTVKEDAGSQEETQRFLPDVELETSV, translated from the exons ATGGATCCCGCAGGGCACAAGTACTTCACTGTTATTGATTATGTGATATTTGGGTTATTGCTGGTGGCCTCCATGTCCATCGGCCTGTACTACGCCTTCACTGGAGGACGGCAGAGCACCACACAAGAGTTCCTGATCGCCGACAGGAGCATGAAGTGTCTgccgctctctctgtctctcatggCCACTTTCCAGTCAGCTGTGGCCATCATTGGCACCCCGGCTGAGGTGTACGCCCATGGCACGCAGTATTGGTTCATTGGCTGCTCATATGTCCTGGGTCTCCTGATTCCAGCACACATTTTCATTCCCCTGTTCTACAGACTGCACCTCACCAGTGTTTATCAG TATTTGGAGCTGCGCTTCTGCAAAGCCGTCCGCATATGTGGCACTGTTACATTCATCTTTCAGATG GTTATTTATATGGGTGTTGGCATCTATACACCTGCTCTCGCGCTGAATGCAG TTACTGGTTTTCATTTATGGGGAGCAGTGTTGGCGACTGGATTAGTGTGCACTCTTTATACAGCACTG GGTGGGCTGAAGGCGGTGGTCTGGACGGATGTTTTCCAAACAGTGGTCATGTTCACTGGTCAGCTGGCCGTCATCATTGTTGGTGTTCACCAGGCTGGTGGTCTTTCTGAAGCCTGGGGTAAAGTCAGAGACGGTGGACGCATCTCTGGGATTGA CCTGAATCCTGACCCGACGGTGAGACACACGTTCTGGACGTTGGCTGTTGGAGGAGTGTTTCTCATGCTGTCTCTGTATGGAGTAAACCAGGCCCAGGTTCAGCGCTACCTCAGCTCTCGAACAGAGAGAGAAGCCGTCAT GTCCTGCTACATGGTCTTTCCCTGCCTTCAGCTGGCTTTATTGCTCAGTTGTCTGATGGGATTGGTCATGTTCGCCTGTTACGGCCAAAACAGCCCCGTTGAGCAGCAGTACATCACATCCAAAGACCAG ATGGTGCTGTACTTTGTTATGGACATGTTGCAGAATTTCCCTGGACTTCCTGGATTGTTTGTGGCGTGTTTATTTAGTGCGTCTCTCAG TACGATATCATCAGCTTTTAACTCATTGGCCACAGTGACAATGGTGGACCTGATCAAACCGCATTACTCGATGACGGAGGCCAGAGCCACACTGCTGTCAAAGCTGCTGG CTCTGTCATATGGGATTATATGTCTGGCTATGGCTTATCTCGTCCATTTGATGAACAGTTCAGTTCTTCAG gCTGCTCTTAGTATCTTTGGGATGATCGGCGGTCCGCTGCTTGGTCTCTTCTGTCTCGGCATCTTTTTTCCATGTGCAAACAGCATT GGAGCTGTAACAGGACTTTCAGCAGGTCTGCTCATGGCATTCTGGGTTGGCATTGGAGGTTTTTTGACTCGGATGCCCAGTCCTGTGATTCCCCTGCTTAACTCCACTATCACAGTACCAGACGTATCTGAAAACATCACAGCGGCGACTGCTGAACTAGAAGCTGACAG CAGGTCTGCGGGTCTGCATGGGTTTTATTCTCTGTCCTACATGTGGTACAGCGCTCTCAGCTCCTGCACTGTGCTTATCGTTGGACTCATTATCAGCTGCATCACAG GCCCAACAAAAGGAGACGATGTGGCCTCGGGCACAGTATATCCTGTGGTGAAAACAGCTCAGTCTTATCTGAAGCCCAGCACTTGCTGTAAAACTACTGCTGAGCACAAG CAGGTTGACGGTCAGAAAGAAATGAATGGCACCGTAAAGGAAGATGCTGGAAGTCAGGAAGAGACGCAAAGATTTCTGCCTGATGTGGAGCTGGAGACCTCAGTGTAA
- the slc5a6b gene encoding solute carrier family 5 member 6 isoform X2 — MDPAGHKYFTVIDYVIFGLLLVASMSIGLYYAFTGGRQSTTQEFLIADRSMKCLPLSLSLMATFQSAVAIIGTPAEVYAHGTQYWFIGCSYVLGLLIPAHIFIPLFYRLHLTSVYQYLELRFCKAVRICGTVTFIFQMVIYMGVGIYTPALALNAVTGFHLWGAVLATGLVCTLYTALGGLKAVVWTDVFQTVVMFTGQLAVIIVGVHQAGGLSEAWGKVRDGGRISGIDLNPDPTVRHTFWTLAVGGVFLMLSLYGVNQAQVQRYLSSRTEREAVMSCYMVFPCLQLALLLSCLMGLVMFACYGQNSPVEQQYITSKDQMVLYFVMDMLQNFPGLPGLFVACLFSASLSTISSAFNSLATVTMVDLIKPHYSMTEARATLLSKLLALSYGIICLAMAYLVHLMNSSVLQAALSIFGMIGGPLLGLFCLGIFFPCANSIGAVTGLSAGLLMAFWVGIGGFLTRMPSPVIPLLNSTITVPDVSENITAATAELEADRSAGLHGFYSLSYMWYSALSSCTVLIVGLIISCITGPTKGDDVASGTVYPVVKTAQSYLKPSTCCKTTAEHKQVDGQKEMNGTVKEDAGSQEETQRFLPDVELETSV, encoded by the exons ATGGATCCCGCAGGGCACAAGTACTTCACTGTTATTGATTATGTGATATTTGGGTTATTGCTGGTGGCCTCCATGTCCATCGGCCTGTACTACGCCTTCACTGGAGGACGGCAGAGCACCACACAAGAGTTCCTGATCGCCGACAGGAGCATGAAGTGTCTgccgctctctctgtctctcatggCCACTTTCCAGTCAGCTGTGGCCATCATTGGCACCCCGGCTGAGGTGTACGCCCATGGCACGCAGTATTGGTTCATTGGCTGCTCATATGTCCTGGGTCTCCTGATTCCAGCACACATTTTCATTCCCCTGTTCTACAGACTGCACCTCACCAGTGTTTATCAG TATTTGGAGCTGCGCTTCTGCAAAGCCGTCCGCATATGTGGCACTGTTACATTCATCTTTCAGATG GTTATTTATATGGGTGTTGGCATCTATACACCTGCTCTCGCGCTGAATGCAG TTACTGGTTTTCATTTATGGGGAGCAGTGTTGGCGACTGGATTAGTGTGCACTCTTTATACAGCACTG GGTGGGCTGAAGGCGGTGGTCTGGACGGATGTTTTCCAAACAGTGGTCATGTTCACTGGTCAGCTGGCCGTCATCATTGTTGGTGTTCACCAGGCTGGTGGTCTTTCTGAAGCCTGGGGTAAAGTCAGAGACGGTGGACGCATCTCTGGGATTGA CCTGAATCCTGACCCGACGGTGAGACACACGTTCTGGACGTTGGCTGTTGGAGGAGTGTTTCTCATGCTGTCTCTGTATGGAGTAAACCAGGCCCAGGTTCAGCGCTACCTCAGCTCTCGAACAGAGAGAGAAGCCGTCAT GTCCTGCTACATGGTCTTTCCCTGCCTTCAGCTGGCTTTATTGCTCAGTTGTCTGATGGGATTGGTCATGTTCGCCTGTTACGGCCAAAACAGCCCCGTTGAGCAGCAGTACATCACATCCAAAGACCAG ATGGTGCTGTACTTTGTTATGGACATGTTGCAGAATTTCCCTGGACTTCCTGGATTGTTTGTGGCGTGTTTATTTAGTGCGTCTCTCAG TACGATATCATCAGCTTTTAACTCATTGGCCACAGTGACAATGGTGGACCTGATCAAACCGCATTACTCGATGACGGAGGCCAGAGCCACACTGCTGTCAAAGCTGCTGG CTCTGTCATATGGGATTATATGTCTGGCTATGGCTTATCTCGTCCATTTGATGAACAGTTCAGTTCTTCAG gCTGCTCTTAGTATCTTTGGGATGATCGGCGGTCCGCTGCTTGGTCTCTTCTGTCTCGGCATCTTTTTTCCATGTGCAAACAGCATT GGAGCTGTAACAGGACTTTCAGCAGGTCTGCTCATGGCATTCTGGGTTGGCATTGGAGGTTTTTTGACTCGGATGCCCAGTCCTGTGATTCCCCTGCTTAACTCCACTATCACAGTACCAGACGTATCTGAAAACATCACAGCGGCGACTGCTGAACTAGAAGCTGACAG GTCTGCGGGTCTGCATGGGTTTTATTCTCTGTCCTACATGTGGTACAGCGCTCTCAGCTCCTGCACTGTGCTTATCGTTGGACTCATTATCAGCTGCATCACAG GCCCAACAAAAGGAGACGATGTGGCCTCGGGCACAGTATATCCTGTGGTGAAAACAGCTCAGTCTTATCTGAAGCCCAGCACTTGCTGTAAAACTACTGCTGAGCACAAG CAGGTTGACGGTCAGAAAGAAATGAATGGCACCGTAAAGGAAGATGCTGGAAGTCAGGAAGAGACGCAAAGATTTCTGCCTGATGTGGAGCTGGAGACCTCAGTGTAA
- the slc5a6b gene encoding solute carrier family 5 member 6 isoform X3, whose protein sequence is MDPAGHKYFTVIDYVIFGLLLVASMSIGLYYAFTGGRQSTTQEFLIADRSMKCLPLSLSLMATFQSAVAIIGTPAEVYAHGTQYWFIGCSYVLGLLIPAHIFIPLFYRLHLTSVYQYLELRFCKAVRICGTVTFIFQMVIYMGVGIYTPALALNAVTGFHLWGAVLATGLVCTLYTALGGLKAVVWTDVFQTVVMFTGQLAVIIVGVHQAGGLSEAWGKVRDGGRISGIDLNPDPTVRHTFWTLAVGGVFLMLSLYGVNQAQVQRYLSSRTEREAVMSCYMVFPCLQLALLLSCLMGLVMFACYGQNSPVEQQYITSKDQMVLYFVMDMLQNFPGLPGLFVACLFSASLSTISSAFNSLATVTMVDLIKPHYSMTEARATLLSKLLALSYGIICLAMAYLVHLMNSSVLQAALSIFGMIGGPLLGLFCLGIFFPCANSIGAVTGLSAGLLMAFWVGIGGFLTRMPSPVIPLLNSTITVPDVSENITAATAELEADRSAGLHGFYSLSYMWYSALSSCTVLIVGLIISCITGPTKGDDVASGTVYPVVKTAQSYLKPSTCCKTTAEHKVDGQKEMNGTVKEDAGSQEETQRFLPDVELETSV, encoded by the exons ATGGATCCCGCAGGGCACAAGTACTTCACTGTTATTGATTATGTGATATTTGGGTTATTGCTGGTGGCCTCCATGTCCATCGGCCTGTACTACGCCTTCACTGGAGGACGGCAGAGCACCACACAAGAGTTCCTGATCGCCGACAGGAGCATGAAGTGTCTgccgctctctctgtctctcatggCCACTTTCCAGTCAGCTGTGGCCATCATTGGCACCCCGGCTGAGGTGTACGCCCATGGCACGCAGTATTGGTTCATTGGCTGCTCATATGTCCTGGGTCTCCTGATTCCAGCACACATTTTCATTCCCCTGTTCTACAGACTGCACCTCACCAGTGTTTATCAG TATTTGGAGCTGCGCTTCTGCAAAGCCGTCCGCATATGTGGCACTGTTACATTCATCTTTCAGATG GTTATTTATATGGGTGTTGGCATCTATACACCTGCTCTCGCGCTGAATGCAG TTACTGGTTTTCATTTATGGGGAGCAGTGTTGGCGACTGGATTAGTGTGCACTCTTTATACAGCACTG GGTGGGCTGAAGGCGGTGGTCTGGACGGATGTTTTCCAAACAGTGGTCATGTTCACTGGTCAGCTGGCCGTCATCATTGTTGGTGTTCACCAGGCTGGTGGTCTTTCTGAAGCCTGGGGTAAAGTCAGAGACGGTGGACGCATCTCTGGGATTGA CCTGAATCCTGACCCGACGGTGAGACACACGTTCTGGACGTTGGCTGTTGGAGGAGTGTTTCTCATGCTGTCTCTGTATGGAGTAAACCAGGCCCAGGTTCAGCGCTACCTCAGCTCTCGAACAGAGAGAGAAGCCGTCAT GTCCTGCTACATGGTCTTTCCCTGCCTTCAGCTGGCTTTATTGCTCAGTTGTCTGATGGGATTGGTCATGTTCGCCTGTTACGGCCAAAACAGCCCCGTTGAGCAGCAGTACATCACATCCAAAGACCAG ATGGTGCTGTACTTTGTTATGGACATGTTGCAGAATTTCCCTGGACTTCCTGGATTGTTTGTGGCGTGTTTATTTAGTGCGTCTCTCAG TACGATATCATCAGCTTTTAACTCATTGGCCACAGTGACAATGGTGGACCTGATCAAACCGCATTACTCGATGACGGAGGCCAGAGCCACACTGCTGTCAAAGCTGCTGG CTCTGTCATATGGGATTATATGTCTGGCTATGGCTTATCTCGTCCATTTGATGAACAGTTCAGTTCTTCAG gCTGCTCTTAGTATCTTTGGGATGATCGGCGGTCCGCTGCTTGGTCTCTTCTGTCTCGGCATCTTTTTTCCATGTGCAAACAGCATT GGAGCTGTAACAGGACTTTCAGCAGGTCTGCTCATGGCATTCTGGGTTGGCATTGGAGGTTTTTTGACTCGGATGCCCAGTCCTGTGATTCCCCTGCTTAACTCCACTATCACAGTACCAGACGTATCTGAAAACATCACAGCGGCGACTGCTGAACTAGAAGCTGACAG GTCTGCGGGTCTGCATGGGTTTTATTCTCTGTCCTACATGTGGTACAGCGCTCTCAGCTCCTGCACTGTGCTTATCGTTGGACTCATTATCAGCTGCATCACAG GCCCAACAAAAGGAGACGATGTGGCCTCGGGCACAGTATATCCTGTGGTGAAAACAGCTCAGTCTTATCTGAAGCCCAGCACTTGCTGTAAAACTACTGCTGAGCACAAG GTTGACGGTCAGAAAGAAATGAATGGCACCGTAAAGGAAGATGCTGGAAGTCAGGAAGAGACGCAAAGATTTCTGCCTGATGTGGAGCTGGAGACCTCAGTGTAA
- the slc5a6b gene encoding solute carrier family 5 member 6 (The RefSeq protein has 3 substitutions compared to this genomic sequence), with amino-acid sequence MDPAGHKYFTVIDYVIFGLLLVASMSIGLYYAFTGGRQSTTQEFLIADRSMKCLPLSLSLMATFQSAVAIIGTPAEVYAHGTQYWFIGCSYVLGLLIPAHIFIPLFYRLHLTSVYQYLELRFCKAVRICGTVTFIFQMVIYMGVGIYTPALALNAVTGFHLWGAVLATGLVCTLYTALGGLKAVVWTDVFQTVVMFTGQLAVIIVGVHQAGGLSEAWGKVRDGGRISGIDLNPDPTVRHTFWTLAVGGVFLMLSLYGVNQAQVQRYLSSRTEREAVMSCYMVFPCLQLALLLSCLMGLVMFACYGQNSPVEQQYITSKDQMVLYFVMDMLQNFPGLPGLFVACLFSAPLSTISSAFNSLATVTMVDLIKPHYSMTEARATLLSKLLALSYGIICLAMAYLVHLMNSSVLQAALSIFGMIGGPLLGLFCLGIFFPCANSIGAVTGLSAGLLMAFWVGIGGFLTRMPSPVIPLLNSTITVPDVSENITAATAELEADSRSAGLHGFYSLSYMRYSALSSCTVLIVGLIISCITGPTKGDDVASGTVYPVVKTAQSYLKPSTCCKTTAEHKVDGQKEMNGTVKEDTGSQEETQRFLPDVELETSV; translated from the exons ATGGATCCCGCAGGGCACAAGTACTTCACTGTTATTGATTATGTGATATTTGGGTTATTGCTGGTGGCCTCCATGTCCATCGGCCTGTACTACGCCTTCACTGGAGGACGGCAGAGCACCACACAAGAGTTCCTGATCGCCGACAGGAGCATGAAGTGTCTgccgctctctctgtctctcatggCCACTTTCCAGTCAGCTGTGGCCATCATTGGCACCCCGGCTGAGGTGTACGCCCATGGCACGCAGTATTGGTTCATTGGCTGCTCATATGTCCTGGGTCTCCTGATTCCAGCACACATTTTCATTCCCCTGTTCTACAGACTGCACCTCACCAGTGTTTATCAG TATTTGGAGCTGCGCTTCTGCAAAGCCGTCCGCATATGTGGCACTGTTACATTCATCTTTCAGATG GTTATTTATATGGGTGTTGGCATCTATACACCTGCTCTCGCGCTGAATGCAG TTACTGGTTTTCATTTATGGGGAGCAGTGTTGGCGACTGGATTAGTGTGCACTCTTTATACAGCACTG GGTGGGCTGAAGGCGGTGGTCTGGACGGATGTTTTCCAAACAGTGGTCATGTTCACTGGTCAGCTGGCCGTCATCATTGTTGGTGTTCACCAGGCTGGTGGTCTTTCTGAAGCCTGGGGTAAAGTCAGAGACGGTGGACGCATCTCTGGGATTGA CCTGAATCCTGACCCGACGGTGAGACACACGTTCTGGACGTTGGCTGTTGGAGGAGTGTTTCTCATGCTGTCTCTGTATGGAGTAAACCAGGCCCAGGTTCAGCGCTACCTCAGCTCTCGAACAGAGAGAGAAGCCGTCAT GTCCTGCTACATGGTCTTTCCCTGCCTTCAGCTGGCTTTATTGCTCAGTTGTCTGATGGGATTGGTCATGTTCGCCTGTTACGGCCAAAACAGCCCCGTTGAGCAGCAGTACATCACATCCAAAGACCAG ATGGTGCTGTACTTTGTTATGGACATGTTGCAGAATTTCCCTGGACTTCCTGGATTGTTTGTGGCGTGTTTATTTAGTGCGTCTCTCAG TACGATATCATCAGCTTTTAACTCATTGGCCACAGTGACAATGGTGGACCTGATCAAACCGCATTACTCGATGACGGAGGCCAGAGCCACACTGCTGTCAAAGCTGCTGG CTCTGTCATATGGGATTATATGTCTGGCTATGGCTTATCTCGTCCATTTGATGAACAGTTCAGTTCTTCAG gCTGCTCTTAGTATCTTTGGGATGATCGGCGGTCCGCTGCTTGGTCTCTTCTGTCTCGGCATCTTTTTTCCATGTGCAAACAGCATT GGAGCTGTAACAGGACTTTCAGCAGGTCTGCTCATGGCATTCTGGGTTGGCATTGGAGGTTTTTTGACTCGGATGCCCAGTCCTGTGATTCCCCTGCTTAACTCCACTATCACAGTACCAGACGTATCTGAAAACATCACAGCGGCGACTGCTGAACTAGAAGCTGACAG CAGGTCTGCGGGTCTGCATGGGTTTTATTCTCTGTCCTACATGTGGTACAGCGCTCTCAGCTCCTGCACTGTGCTTATCGTTGGACTCATTATCAGCTGCATCACAG GCCCAACAAAAGGAGACGATGTGGCCTCGGGCACAGTATATCCTGTGGTGAAAACAGCTCAGTCTTATCTGAAGCCCAGCACTTGCTGTAAAACTACTGCTGAGCACAAG GTTGACGGTCAGAAAGAAATGAATGGCACCGTAAAGGAAGATGCTGGAAGTCAGGAAGAGACGCAAAGATTTCTGCCTGATGTGGAGCTGGAGACCTCAGTGTAA